In a genomic window of Pirellulaceae bacterium:
- a CDS encoding glycosyltransferase, protein MNVLFNVMSGRGHTQAGLRLANALRTKGHYVTFLCWPDAVEEFRAQGFSTVLYAEKVFSDSLCHRASTNDLVAPIRSGAVNASNPKAGDLFEAYLHHIVNGEFDARIKTSQPDVFVFDSFLWANALRVLFLGIPVVGLSIPMAFRLNTKVPPVTSGRTVRGNPLDRFSVLLEWMWVETKSVWINRSRSQFAGTYRHPYRFHHLTYIYREIAKQSGIAARRNRDFVLTEFGPRLVVPEIVCAPHELQFEVKAKDSRVFFGDYVDMNRSEPVGRVDGLDPKKPWVYCSLGTESKNYPYSKRFFRAVVEASRLKSDWQWILSVPNGELESDLEIPRNLAVSNWWPQIHVLGRAAVMVTHGGINSILEGIESEVPMVIVPGTRDQPGNAARAEACGISRRLPMKNIRPTELINAVQHCVDSSSIKDALTRIRNSIRNGNTLGEAINLIESVAAESKRCRGTIRPAKQNHACRK, encoded by the coding sequence ATGAATGTTCTATTTAATGTGATGTCAGGTCGAGGGCACACCCAAGCGGGGCTTCGGCTTGCGAATGCACTTCGCACGAAAGGTCATTACGTCACCTTTTTGTGTTGGCCTGACGCTGTTGAAGAATTTCGTGCACAAGGCTTTTCGACGGTGCTCTATGCTGAAAAGGTTTTTTCCGATTCGTTGTGCCATCGGGCGTCCACGAATGATTTAGTCGCGCCGATTCGATCGGGGGCTGTCAATGCTAGTAATCCGAAAGCGGGAGATCTGTTCGAAGCTTATTTGCATCACATCGTCAACGGTGAGTTCGACGCGCGAATAAAAACTAGTCAACCTGATGTATTTGTTTTCGATAGTTTTCTTTGGGCTAATGCACTGCGCGTTTTGTTTCTCGGTATCCCCGTTGTTGGCCTTTCCATTCCGATGGCATTCCGCCTGAACACGAAAGTCCCACCTGTGACCTCGGGGAGAACGGTTAGGGGAAACCCCCTGGATCGATTTTCGGTTTTGTTGGAGTGGATGTGGGTGGAAACAAAAAGTGTTTGGATTAATCGTTCTAGATCGCAGTTCGCAGGGACCTATCGGCACCCCTATCGTTTTCATCACCTAACTTACATTTACCGAGAAATTGCTAAACAATCAGGGATTGCCGCCAGAAGGAATCGCGACTTTGTTTTAACTGAATTCGGTCCGCGATTAGTGGTTCCGGAAATCGTTTGTGCCCCGCATGAGTTACAGTTTGAAGTGAAAGCGAAAGACTCTCGTGTTTTTTTCGGTGACTATGTTGACATGAACCGTTCAGAACCAGTTGGGCGAGTTGATGGTTTAGATCCGAAAAAGCCGTGGGTTTATTGTTCCCTGGGGACTGAGTCGAAAAACTATCCTTATTCGAAGCGTTTTTTTCGGGCGGTTGTCGAAGCAAGTCGTTTGAAATCAGATTGGCAATGGATTTTGTCCGTGCCGAATGGAGAATTAGAAAGCGATCTAGAGATTCCCAGGAATCTGGCTGTTTCTAACTGGTGGCCGCAGATCCATGTGCTGGGAAGAGCGGCCGTAATGGTGACTCACGGCGGGATTAATTCCATCTTGGAAGGGATCGAAAGTGAGGTTCCCATGGTGATCGTACCTGGGACTAGAGACCAGCCAGGCAATGCGGCCAGAGCGGAGGCTTGTGGGATTTCTCGACGCTTACCAATGAAGAATATTCGCCCAACCGAATTAATAAATGCCGTTCAACATTGTGTTGATTCATCGTCGATCAAAGATGCACTGACACGCATTCGTAATTCGATACGCAATGGAAATACTCTAGGTGAGGCGATAAATCTTATCGAATCGGTTGCTGCTGAATCGAAAAGATGTAGGGGTACTATCCGTCCAGCTAAACAGAATCACGCGTGTAGGAAATGA
- a CDS encoding DUF1553 domain-containing protein: MLVIQGNCVVVKSLKTLLVMMSVMLVGSPSIAAPDAVDFNRDIRPILSNYCFKCHGFDEAARVHDLRLDDANTALAELSSGERAIVPGDLEMSGLIDRVTSADPDFRMPPPDTNQQLSNRQVKLLRDWIASGAKYEKHWSYVSPKRIDPPSVNQQAWPRNEIDQFVLARLEKAGLQPSREASRRKLIRRLYFDLTGLAPEIEEVNEFLSDDSPLAYQRLVDRLLESPHYGERMAQNWLDLARYADTTGYAADAPRTQWLYRDWVINAFNENKPFDQFTIEQIAGDMLPNATIDDRIATGFYRQSTQALGNNPRKEEFRIKGIVDRLMTTGRVWMGMTLECAECHNHKYDPITQREYYQLFAIFNNVPHLGETFGVHGPRLKVLPTEHQQRRVVIRSTIDELAGNLKQGDTKLVERQLRWEQNANPQIVQPDRSPLGIWIADRKIGTGQWEDSSRLVGQAETALPDWSSHEPFKNAAALKLANGNHVRVSGWKPDKKLRDLTVSAWIKTDDDVADIVSNYDWRPGKRSFVFGIGGEGEPNAPPGRLFAWSSAKTDQFSGIEIYGSQRVNDGRWHHVALTMHAGRAAQLFVDGLLDSDAKSIGSCPDAIAISPRDLAIGAGFNSSDDSGAFALKGQLSHVQIFDAVVDPYATMGGFLPSIKAALEQPRQKRTSQQAKAIADYYLRIDPKRNQILKRLASLREEDRQLDADAIEAQVMEEMATPRETYLLVRGDFSRQGEQVYPDVPTILPALGEGPKDRLAFAKWLVSDDHPLTARVTVNRIWQQFFGDGLVRTDADFGYQGEWPTHPGLLDWLSTEFVENGWDGKELVRLIVMSSTYRQDSSISKLAFERDPKNRLLARAARFRLPAEQIRDAMLSAGNLLDRRVGGPSVFPVQPDGLYGERTTAAMGPFEINWETSVPKDRYRRGMYIFWKRTILYPSLKAFDAPARDVCRTRRSITNTPMQALVSLNDPVFVEGARALAERVLKDAPQSDFESQIAFAFRIVLGRDPDSQEKLRFQEFYQRRKEYFSENQAAAEALLKIGVAAGGRLESNAKLAAWTLVASTIQNLDEAITRE; this comes from the coding sequence ATGTTGGTGATTCAAGGAAACTGCGTGGTGGTTAAATCGTTGAAAACACTGTTGGTCATGATGAGCGTAATGCTTGTTGGTAGCCCCAGTATTGCTGCGCCCGATGCTGTTGATTTTAACCGCGATATTCGCCCCATCCTTTCAAATTATTGCTTCAAATGTCATGGCTTTGACGAAGCAGCTCGAGTCCATGATTTAAGGTTGGACGATGCGAACACGGCCCTGGCGGAACTATCTTCCGGCGAACGTGCTATTGTGCCAGGTGATCTGGAAATGAGCGGACTCATTGATCGAGTGACGTCGGCGGATCCGGATTTTCGCATGCCCCCACCCGATACGAATCAGCAATTGAGCAATAGGCAGGTTAAGTTATTGCGCGATTGGATCGCCTCGGGGGCCAAGTACGAAAAACATTGGTCCTATGTGTCACCGAAGCGTATCGATCCCCCTTCCGTGAATCAGCAAGCTTGGCCTCGAAATGAAATCGATCAATTTGTGCTCGCTCGCTTGGAAAAGGCCGGCCTGCAACCAAGTCGCGAAGCAAGTCGACGGAAGCTTATTCGGCGACTCTATTTTGATCTGACAGGACTCGCGCCTGAAATCGAAGAGGTCAATGAGTTCCTGTCGGATGACAGTCCGTTGGCCTACCAGCGATTAGTCGACCGATTGCTGGAATCGCCCCATTACGGCGAACGAATGGCACAGAATTGGCTGGATTTGGCCCGTTATGCGGACACAACGGGCTACGCAGCCGACGCTCCACGTACCCAATGGTTGTATCGCGATTGGGTGATTAATGCCTTCAATGAGAACAAGCCATTTGATCAATTTACCATCGAACAAATTGCCGGCGATATGTTACCGAATGCGACGATCGACGATCGGATTGCCACAGGATTTTACCGCCAATCAACGCAAGCGTTAGGGAATAATCCACGCAAAGAAGAGTTTCGAATTAAGGGGATTGTCGATCGCTTGATGACAACTGGCCGTGTTTGGATGGGGATGACACTTGAATGTGCTGAATGCCACAATCACAAGTATGACCCGATCACGCAACGAGAATATTACCAACTGTTTGCAATTTTCAACAATGTTCCACACCTTGGCGAAACGTTTGGTGTTCATGGTCCTCGTTTGAAAGTCTTGCCGACGGAACATCAGCAACGACGTGTCGTGATTCGTTCAACCATTGATGAGTTAGCGGGAAACCTCAAACAAGGTGACACGAAACTCGTCGAGCGGCAACTGCGATGGGAACAGAACGCGAACCCGCAAATCGTACAGCCAGATCGATCGCCGCTGGGAATTTGGATTGCAGACAGGAAAATCGGGACTGGTCAATGGGAGGATTCGAGTCGGTTGGTGGGACAGGCCGAGACTGCTTTGCCTGATTGGTCGAGCCATGAGCCGTTCAAGAATGCAGCTGCGCTCAAGTTAGCCAATGGAAATCATGTGAGAGTGTCTGGTTGGAAACCAGACAAGAAACTTCGGGACCTGACTGTGTCGGCTTGGATTAAGACCGACGATGACGTAGCCGATATTGTGTCTAACTATGATTGGCGACCAGGGAAAAGATCTTTTGTCTTTGGTATCGGTGGAGAGGGTGAACCGAATGCTCCACCGGGTCGGCTGTTTGCCTGGAGTTCTGCGAAGACGGACCAGTTCAGCGGAATTGAAATCTATGGAAGTCAACGGGTTAACGATGGTCGCTGGCACCACGTGGCGTTAACCATGCACGCCGGCCGTGCTGCCCAATTATTTGTCGATGGTTTGCTCGACTCAGACGCGAAGTCGATCGGCAGCTGTCCCGATGCGATCGCGATTAGTCCACGAGACCTGGCGATTGGGGCAGGTTTCAACAGCAGTGATGACTCGGGTGCCTTTGCGTTGAAAGGCCAGTTGAGTCACGTGCAGATTTTTGATGCTGTGGTTGATCCGTACGCCACGATGGGAGGGTTTCTGCCTTCGATCAAAGCCGCACTGGAGCAGCCGAGGCAGAAGCGGACTTCCCAACAGGCAAAGGCAATCGCGGATTATTATCTTCGCATCGATCCGAAACGGAATCAGATTCTGAAACGGCTTGCTTCCTTGCGTGAAGAGGATCGGCAGTTGGATGCTGACGCGATCGAAGCTCAAGTCATGGAGGAAATGGCGACGCCTCGCGAAACTTATCTGCTTGTTCGAGGGGATTTTTCTAGGCAGGGTGAACAGGTGTATCCTGACGTACCAACTATTCTGCCGGCGTTAGGCGAAGGTCCCAAAGATCGATTGGCATTTGCCAAGTGGCTTGTTTCTGACGACCATCCACTCACTGCTCGAGTTACGGTGAATCGAATCTGGCAACAGTTCTTCGGTGATGGGTTAGTACGCACGGATGCGGATTTTGGTTATCAAGGTGAGTGGCCAACCCATCCGGGATTGCTCGATTGGCTTTCAACGGAGTTTGTAGAAAACGGATGGGATGGAAAAGAGCTCGTTCGATTAATCGTAATGTCATCCACCTATCGGCAAGATTCTTCGATTTCCAAACTGGCCTTTGAACGCGACCCCAAGAATCGATTGTTAGCACGGGCGGCCCGTTTTCGACTGCCGGCGGAACAAATTCGTGACGCGATGTTGTCGGCAGGGAACCTGCTCGACCGTCGGGTTGGAGGCCCAAGTGTTTTTCCCGTCCAGCCGGATGGACTGTATGGTGAACGGACCACCGCAGCGATGGGACCATTCGAAATTAATTGGGAGACAAGCGTTCCAAAAGATCGATATCGCCGAGGCATGTACATCTTTTGGAAGAGGACCATTTTGTACCCGTCACTGAAAGCCTTTGATGCACCTGCTCGCGATGTATGTCGTACTCGACGGTCAATCACAAATACGCCAATGCAGGCTTTGGTTTCCTTAAACGATCCCGTCTTTGTCGAAGGAGCGCGAGCACTGGCAGAGCGAGTCTTGAAAGATGCGCCGCAGAGTGATTTTGAGTCACAAATCGCGTTTGCCTTTCGAATTGTC
- a CDS encoding glycosyltransferase, giving the protein MDKPKRRIPHLNNTDPLTLFMVGNTKVAMPLAVLLRSIQETKQATTNLEIHLFCSDINKRTQHQIQASVPALALHFESLRELMPVDLFPTEKRLGQEAWGRFFAANYLAESRQTAVYLDTDILVRKDLSELFTTRIGNHSLAAVPAISNPTISSPNSALSSIWRELHIAPDTPYLQSGVLVFNLTSWKDRETTATLQTLCRTHGRYFRNDMDAINLATAGHFTPLQLRWNQTHALRSPKTWAYTFFPMDEVDEALRDPAIIHFSGLDKPWYGDPHDSAESSLWWDYLSRTSFQKFRPLKAANEFRRLKIAIRRKLTR; this is encoded by the coding sequence TTGGACAAACCAAAACGGCGAATACCGCACTTGAATAACACCGATCCTCTCACGCTATTCATGGTTGGGAACACCAAGGTTGCAATGCCACTGGCAGTGCTCCTGCGATCCATCCAGGAAACGAAGCAGGCCACGACCAATCTAGAAATCCATCTTTTTTGCAGCGACATCAACAAAAGAACACAACATCAAATACAAGCGTCGGTGCCGGCACTTGCTCTTCATTTCGAGAGTCTCAGGGAACTAATGCCAGTGGATTTGTTTCCAACGGAAAAACGCCTAGGCCAGGAGGCATGGGGACGCTTCTTTGCCGCAAATTACCTGGCAGAATCGCGTCAAACAGCTGTTTACCTAGACACAGACATCCTGGTCCGAAAAGATCTTTCCGAACTGTTTACGACCCGAATCGGTAACCATAGCCTTGCCGCGGTGCCGGCAATAAGCAACCCAACAATTTCCAGTCCTAACTCTGCGCTTTCAAGCATTTGGAGAGAACTGCACATTGCACCTGACACGCCCTATCTTCAATCGGGAGTACTGGTTTTCAACCTGACATCCTGGAAAGACCGTGAGACGACCGCAACCCTGCAAACACTCTGCCGAACTCATGGCCGTTATTTCCGGAATGACATGGACGCAATCAATCTGGCAACTGCCGGCCATTTTACACCGCTGCAACTCCGTTGGAATCAAACCCATGCATTGCGCTCACCCAAGACATGGGCATACACATTCTTTCCCATGGACGAGGTAGATGAGGCTTTGCGAGATCCTGCAATCATTCACTTTTCGGGTCTAGACAAGCCTTGGTATGGCGATCCCCATGATTCAGCTGAAAGCAGTTTGTGGTGGGATTATCTTTCACGAACCAGTTTCCAAAAATTTAGGCCATTGAAAGCTGCCAACGAATTCAGACGACTCAAAATCGCAATTCGCCGAAAGCTCACCCGTTAA
- a CDS encoding NAD-dependent epimerase/dehydratase family protein: protein MQPITWVVGAGGVLGTALTASLKVRNRRMFYPAKRLAWGRPDLACTQIKSLVQRFSELIDPAVGWEIYWAGGVSSMNSSIDQLTIETRYLSHLIDMIGSQSRLLKIPGCFCFSSSAGAIYSAASTRLLNEESPVCPSTNYGKQKLIQEQIVSTSKLARSGSAIFIARISTLYGIQEPGKQPKGLIAILVDHLLKRQPTHVFVPLETIRDYLWSQDAAEILIESSKRAFEQRQSVIKIVSAERPTTIAELLHTIQQISKRRHLITSGFQPEKAKAYQPCFRFQSIVYPDLSHLAKTSLQSGIFQIIATRRAAGEPLRYKHSLDAGRVRDGTA, encoded by the coding sequence ATGCAACCCATCACCTGGGTAGTTGGTGCTGGCGGTGTACTCGGAACCGCTCTCACTGCTAGTCTGAAAGTTCGAAACCGCCGCATGTTTTATCCGGCGAAACGTCTCGCTTGGGGTCGACCGGACTTGGCATGTACTCAAATCAAATCGCTCGTACAAAGATTCAGCGAATTGATTGATCCGGCAGTTGGATGGGAAATCTACTGGGCTGGCGGTGTGTCCTCGATGAACAGTTCAATCGACCAACTCACAATCGAAACTCGCTATCTTTCTCACTTAATCGATATGATTGGCAGCCAGTCGCGATTACTGAAAATTCCTGGATGCTTTTGTTTTTCCAGCTCCGCTGGAGCAATCTACAGCGCAGCATCGACAAGGTTACTGAATGAGGAATCGCCAGTCTGTCCTTCAACCAACTACGGCAAACAAAAGCTGATTCAAGAGCAGATCGTTTCAACTTCGAAACTTGCTAGATCAGGGAGTGCGATTTTTATCGCTCGCATTTCGACACTCTATGGAATTCAAGAACCGGGAAAACAACCGAAGGGATTAATTGCAATATTGGTGGATCATCTTTTGAAAAGGCAACCCACCCATGTCTTCGTACCCCTGGAAACGATCCGAGATTATCTCTGGTCACAGGATGCGGCAGAAATCCTTATCGAGTCATCAAAACGAGCCTTTGAGCAACGTCAATCGGTCATCAAAATCGTGAGTGCAGAGCGACCGACCACGATTGCAGAGTTGCTCCACACCATCCAACAAATCAGCAAACGGCGACATCTCATCACATCAGGTTTTCAACCAGAGAAAGCAAAGGCATACCAACCGTGTTTTCGATTTCAGTCAATCGTGTATCCTGACTTGTCGCATCTCGCCAAAACATCCTTGCAATCGGGGATATTCCAAATCATCGCCACAAGAAGAGCGGCCGGAGAGCCCCTTCGTTACAAACACAGCCTTGATGCCGGAAGGGTTCGTGATGGCACAGCCTGA
- a CDS encoding class I SAM-dependent methyltransferase: protein MAQPEFDEFSQNYETLLEDSIAIGGEESSYYLRYKIGDVAKHYPPDQQSSAGSLEILDFGAGTGNAIPFWHEFLPSGRLTCLDVSSQSLKVAAKRHPDLANFIAYTPPTLPIDDDRFDLAYAACVFHHIAPEDRIVVLKELWRILKPGGQLFIYEHNPHNPLTQRVVRSCPFDKNAKLIRAKDLSLLLNSLGFQQTTIRYRVFFPRCLRILRPFEELLTWLPLGAQYYTTSVKATSDNSG, encoded by the coding sequence ATGGCACAGCCTGAATTCGATGAATTTTCCCAGAATTACGAAACACTGCTCGAAGATAGCATTGCGATCGGCGGCGAGGAATCGAGCTACTACCTGCGTTACAAAATTGGTGACGTCGCAAAGCATTATCCCCCTGATCAACAATCCAGCGCAGGCAGTTTAGAGATCCTCGATTTTGGAGCCGGAACAGGAAACGCAATTCCATTTTGGCATGAGTTTCTACCGAGCGGTCGCCTCACCTGCCTGGATGTTTCCTCACAAAGCTTAAAAGTAGCTGCCAAACGCCATCCCGACTTAGCCAACTTCATTGCCTATACACCACCGACCCTACCAATCGACGATGACCGATTTGACTTAGCCTATGCGGCCTGTGTTTTTCATCACATTGCCCCCGAAGATCGCATCGTGGTCCTCAAAGAGCTCTGGAGAATTCTTAAGCCCGGAGGCCAACTTTTCATTTACGAGCACAATCCTCACAATCCACTCACTCAGCGCGTGGTCCGTTCATGCCCTTTTGACAAAAACGCAAAACTGATTCGGGCGAAAGATTTATCTTTGCTGTTAAATTCGCTGGGATTTCAGCAAACCACCATTCGCTATCGCGTCTTCTTCCCCCGCTGTCTTCGTATTCTGCGGCCTTTCGAAGAGTTGCTAACCTGGCTTCCTCTTGGGGCACAATACTACACAACAAGCGTCAAGGCGACGTCCGATAACTCAGGATGA
- a CDS encoding 2,4'-dihydroxyacetophenone dioxygenase family protein — protein MAQSNLSLSHAISDIVTPTLPEDERLWVPQAENVWFRPLLLDVTGGSWVNLLRVRRTGVLSRHRHPAPVHGYVIKGSWRYLEHDWTAREGDYVFEPPGEVHTLVVDNADEMITLFHIFGALIYFDDDDNTVGHDDVHTKIEMCRRHFSQTGLGDDYVTQFIR, from the coding sequence ATGGCACAATCAAACTTGTCTTTATCGCATGCAATTTCAGATATAGTCACGCCGACGCTTCCGGAAGACGAACGGCTTTGGGTTCCGCAAGCGGAAAACGTCTGGTTCCGTCCGTTGCTGCTCGATGTGACTGGAGGTTCGTGGGTAAACCTACTACGCGTCCGACGGACGGGCGTGCTCAGTCGACACCGACATCCAGCCCCAGTGCACGGATATGTCATCAAGGGATCCTGGCGTTACCTCGAGCACGACTGGACCGCTCGCGAGGGCGACTATGTATTCGAGCCTCCTGGTGAAGTCCATACATTGGTTGTCGACAACGCGGATGAAATGATCACGCTGTTTCATATCTTTGGGGCACTGATCTATTTTGACGATGATGACAATACAGTGGGACATGATGATGTCCACACCAAAATAGAAATGTGTCGCCGTCATTTTTCACAAACAGGTCTTGGCGACGACTATGTCACCCAATTCATACGCTGA
- a CDS encoding glycosyltransferase: MSSAQSPIEITVVVPVFRGETTLKKLTEELSPWTNVRHTADGLSMKICEVLLVHDCGPDQSHRTIQALEQEYPWIRGIWLSRNFGQHAATLAGMATSIGEWVVTMDEDLQQAPADIAKLLDKAIAGPYQLVYAKPINVAPHGFLRNSMSQLAKRIGSFLSKESQTFRFNSFRLIEGEVARNLAAYCGRGIYLDIALSWVTSRVGSSPVRLRQEVGRPSGYSFVKLLAHFWRMLLSSGSRPLRWISLLGFASLLIALMAAVFAIYAKLTGIAEVPGWASLVVLVAFFSGCNLTALGVIAEYLALTMNISMGKPLYVVLSKPAANGHQESCNPSPG; the protein is encoded by the coding sequence ATGTCATCTGCTCAATCACCCATTGAAATCACGGTTGTTGTTCCAGTTTTTCGTGGTGAGACAACATTAAAAAAACTGACTGAGGAGCTAAGTCCATGGACCAATGTGAGGCACACGGCAGACGGACTCTCGATGAAGATTTGCGAGGTGCTGTTGGTTCATGATTGCGGGCCAGATCAATCCCATCGGACCATTCAAGCTTTGGAACAGGAATATCCATGGATACGTGGCATTTGGTTATCGCGCAATTTTGGCCAACATGCTGCAACTCTGGCAGGCATGGCAACCTCAATCGGCGAGTGGGTGGTCACGATGGACGAAGATCTACAGCAAGCTCCAGCGGACATCGCCAAGTTACTCGATAAAGCCATTGCAGGGCCTTATCAGTTGGTTTACGCGAAACCGATAAATGTAGCTCCACACGGATTCTTGCGAAATTCAATGAGTCAGTTGGCAAAACGGATCGGCAGTTTCCTCTCCAAAGAGAGTCAAACCTTTCGGTTCAATTCCTTCCGACTGATTGAAGGCGAGGTTGCACGCAATCTGGCTGCCTATTGCGGCCGTGGTATTTACCTCGATATCGCGCTTTCCTGGGTCACTTCACGAGTTGGGTCATCACCCGTACGGCTCCGTCAGGAAGTGGGCCGCCCGTCCGGCTACTCATTCGTAAAGCTTTTAGCCCATTTTTGGCGAATGTTACTCTCTTCCGGTTCCCGCCCCTTGCGTTGGATCTCATTGTTGGGATTCGCATCACTGCTAATTGCCTTGATGGCCGCAGTCTTTGCAATCTACGCCAAATTAACTGGGATCGCAGAAGTGCCCGGCTGGGCTTCGCTTGTCGTATTGGTTGCCTTCTTTTCGGGGTGTAACTTGACGGCTCTGGGAGTCATCGCTGAATACCTCGCGTTGACCATGAATATTTCGATGGGTAAACCTCTTTATGTCGTCCTATCAAAACCAGCCGCAAATGGACACCAAGAGTCATGCAACCCATCACCTGGGTAG